The sequence TTGTTCACCAGAATGTCGATGCGGCCGAAGCGGTCCAGGGTTCGGCGGACGATGTCCTCCGGTGCGCCGGCGGCGGCGATGTCGCCCGCCACGGCGAGCGCGCGTGCGCCCAACGACGCGACAACGGCATCGGCGCGCGACGCATCGCGAACGTTGACGGCCACGCTCGCGCCGCGCTCGTACAACCGCGTCGCGATGGCGCGACCCAGCCCGCGCGCCGCTCCAGTGACGATCGCGACGCGCCCGCGGAAATCCAGCGGCGCGGCGCGGACTGCTTCGTCACGTGCGTCGTTCGGCTCGATCATGGCGGTCCGTTGAAGACGCGCCAATATGGCTACCGACCTTCGGAGGCGCGAGGAACACTGTCCACGGAGAGGATTTTCGTTCCGGAGCTAGACCGCCACCTTCTTGCCAAGCACCGCGAAGCCTGCCACACCACTGGCGCTGTCGATCAGTCCATGGATGATCATCGCCGGGACCAGCCAGCCGCTGAGGAGGACGATGCATGCCAGCACGAGACCGACCAGCCCGGTCTTCATAACCCCTCGTGGTCCCTGGTAGGCATGTCCCAAACCAAACGCGATCGAAACGATCACCACTGCCGGCGCCATACCGACGTAGGCGGCGACGACCCAGGTGAGAAACCCCCGGTAGAGCAACTCTTCACATCCACCAGCCGTCCATGACACCGCCTGGAACCACTGATACTCATCGGGCGAGCGCGGAATGATGAACTCCACGTCATTGAATTTCGGAACCAGTCGCTGGAGGCGGTCAGGCGTGAGCGCGCGGATCCTGGCGTTTTGCCGCAGCAACATCGCGGCGACAGCGGTGGCGAGCGCGAGGCCGACGTACAAGCGCCAGTCGGTAGGTGGCTCGAGACCGAGTGCGCGCCACGGGCGGCCTTCCCTCGACCAGAGCGCGACGGCCGTACCGGCGAGAACCCATTCTCCGATGATCGTGCCGCGATACCAGTTGCGCCGCGCGTTGGGCACGCCGGCGGCCAGTTGACGCTTGAGCCGCTGATCGAAGTAGGCGACGCCGATGGCGACGATGACGATCGAGAACAGCACCGCGAAAAAGACATCGAGCCGGGTGGGCATGGCGAAGTTGCGTGTCTCTGGTTGAATGTAGACTCGGTGCACCGACACCGACGCTGATTCACTCGCGGCGTGTTAGGCGTCGACCCCCCGGCGCCCCGCGCCGGCGCGCGTCCAGTTGGCAACGAACAGAACGATGAGCAGCGCGTTCACGACGAGCCAGGGCGGCTTCATGTTGACGCCGTCGAAGTTGAGGTGCAGGACGAGCTGCAGCGCGGTCGTCAGGGCGACGAGGATACCGGTGAACCACGCACCGGATGTCGCCCGGCGGCGGAGAACGTATCCAGCGAGACAGTACGCGGCGCCGACGAGGATTACGATCGACAGGAACGCCAGCGCGGCAGTGAGGGCGCGAGGTTTCGAGCGCAGCGGCATCAGCGCAGTCGCCGTGAGCACCACCAAGATAATGCCCCACGCGTAGCAGAGGAACGAGGCGATGCGGATCGCGACGGGCTGCTTGCGCGCATCCATGGAGCCGTTACAGGCGTCGTTGCCGGATGGCAATTTCATCAGGGGAGGGCGTGTCGCTCACGGCGTGACTCGGGTCGCCTTGTCCGCCTAACGGCGTTGAGGAGGATGTGGATCGAGATGCGGCCGCAGCCGCACCGACAGTTAGGCTGCACGTACGGCGTGCCGGCGTGCGACCGCCGTGATCGGCTATCGCAATAGCGATCGATGTAGGTCATGTGGGTCCATCTGCAGCGTTCGTTAGGCCACGGCCTGTCTTTCGGTTCGCAGCGCCGGCGCAAGGCGCCAGCGCGAGGAGTAGTATGAACACGGGCGGTGATAGCCCAGGCAAGCCGAGCAGTAGCAGCTGGTGGGAGTACGTTCCGCGGAAATACACGACCCCGGGCCAGTGCTGTTGCCGCAACATGCGCGACATCGGCGGTTCGGGAGTGATGCAGGGCGAGCACTTCGAGCAGAAAAGGAACCGTGATGCAGAGCGACGTCCCGAAGACCAGGATCTCATCCACCGGGAAGTGGAGAACGCCGATAACCTGAAGGATCTGAACGACGTCGTAGGCGACAGTCGCCGCTGCTGCCGCCACGCCTGCTCGGAATCCAATGGCGCTCGGAGCTGACATAAGACTGCTTCCTGTCGCGATCGCCCCGCACCGAGCTCGCGCTCCAGGGGTAGCGGTCGGCGAGCGCGTCGTGGGGGTTCAGGGTGAGCGGGGCGGGACAAATATGCAGCCGGTGCTTATGGATGTCACGCTTCCGGGTCACGCGAGCCAGGAACGTGGTGTGAGCGAGTGCTCGAAGAGCTCGCGACGTTCCTCGTGGCGTCCACTCCAGCGCTTCGTGAAGACCTGTGTAAACGAAGCTCTGGTGCGCAAGATTTCCTACGGCGTGCGCACCGAACGCACATGGCACTC is a genomic window of Gemmatimonadaceae bacterium containing:
- a CDS encoding CPBP family intramembrane glutamic endopeptidase codes for the protein MPTRLDVFFAVLFSIVIVAIGVAYFDQRLKRQLAAGVPNARRNWYRGTIIGEWVLAGTAVALWSREGRPWRALGLEPPTDWRLYVGLALATAVAAMLLRQNARIRALTPDRLQRLVPKFNDVEFIIPRSPDEYQWFQAVSWTAGGCEELLYRGFLTWVVAAYVGMAPAVVIVSIAFGLGHAYQGPRGVMKTGLVGLVLACIVLLSGWLVPAMIIHGLIDSASGVAGFAVLGKKVAV